A DNA window from Bombus huntii isolate Logan2020A chromosome 10, iyBomHunt1.1, whole genome shotgun sequence contains the following coding sequences:
- the LOC126870312 gene encoding venom serine protease Bi-VSP-like isoform X2, translating into MWRDPNVVGVAFQKKRKKSKGVQNFSRSRTVNTCECTTPDNQEGRCLDYRKCKPLQEIWQIQYRTATDFYRRSVCRYQGNVTIVCCPNDPNKEKREILIKTVYKYKALRPPYCGFSNVSHTRVVDGKPAELGAWPWIAALGFRNPRNPDKPLWKCGGSLISARHVLTAAHCAHMDGIENIHNHNIAILRLVEEVPFSRYVYPICTKGPLRKSNFVGYNPLVAGWGALRYSC; encoded by the exons atgtggcgtgatccgaacgtagtgggggtcgccttccagaaaaaacgaaaaaaatcgaaaggcgttcagaacttttcgagaagtcgaaccgtcaacacatgtg aatgtaccacaccggacaatcaagaaggcaggtgccttgactacagaaaatgtaaacctctgcaagaaatatggcagatacagtaccgtacagccaccgatttttatagacgatcagtgtgcagataccagggcaatgttacgatcgtttgctgtccgaacgatccaaacaaagagaagagagaaattttaataaaaactgtgtataagtataaggctttgcgaccaccatactgtggttttagcaacgtctctcataccagggtggtcgatggtaaaccagctgaacttg gcgcttggccatggatcgctgcattaggttttcgtaatccccgaaacccagacaaaccactatggaagtgcggaggttccctgatatcggctaggcatgttttgaccgcagcacattgtgcacatatggatggaatagaaaacatacacaatcataatattgccattcttagattggtggaggaggtgccattttcga ggtacgtatatcccatttgtacgaaagggcccctacgaaagagcaacttcgtcggctataacccccttgttgctggatggggagcattaagatata gctgttaa
- the LOC126870312 gene encoding venom serine protease Bi-VSP-like isoform X1 → MWRDPNVVGVAFQKKRKKSKGVQNFSRSRTVNTCECTTPDNQEGRCLDYRKCKPLQEIWQIQYRTATDFYRRSVCRYQGNVTIVCCPNDPNKEKREILIKTVYKYKALRPPYCGFSNVSHTRVVDGKPAELGAWPWIAALGFRNPRNPDKPLWKCGGSLISARHVLTAAHCAHMDGIENIHNHNIAILRLVEEVPFSRYVYPICTKGPLRKSNFVGYNPLVAGWGALRYRKQCRML, encoded by the exons atgtggcgtgatccgaacgtagtgggggtcgccttccagaaaaaacgaaaaaaatcgaaaggcgttcagaacttttcgagaagtcgaaccgtcaacacatgtg aatgtaccacaccggacaatcaagaaggcaggtgccttgactacagaaaatgtaaacctctgcaagaaatatggcagatacagtaccgtacagccaccgatttttatagacgatcagtgtgcagataccagggcaatgttacgatcgtttgctgtccgaacgatccaaacaaagagaagagagaaattttaataaaaactgtgtataagtataaggctttgcgaccaccatactgtggttttagcaacgtctctcataccagggtggtcgatggtaaaccagctgaacttg gcgcttggccatggatcgctgcattaggttttcgtaatccccgaaacccagacaaaccactatggaagtgcggaggttccctgatatcggctaggcatgttttgaccgcagcacattgtgcacatatggatggaatagaaaacatacacaatcataatattgccattcttagattggtggaggaggtgccattttcga ggtacgtatatcccatttgtacgaaagggcccctacgaaagagcaacttcgtcggctataacccccttgttgctggatggggagcattaagatata gaaaacagtgcaggatgctgtga